A genomic stretch from Nymphaea colorata isolate Beijing-Zhang1983 unplaced genomic scaffold, ASM883128v2 scaffold0738, whole genome shotgun sequence includes:
- the LOC116245556 gene encoding uncharacterized protein LOC116245556: MKLQSLSILAILVVCALSHLNHHSHPERAGLTVEKPLYVVHPLHGVEDNVNSPVTVNGFIEIPQGTNGKFELDEESGLLKLDRVLATPVVFPINYGFLPKTIGLDNDPLDVMVISSLQIPSSTLVDVRILGVMRMIDTGEVDDKLIGVPEKDPIYSGYKDLSDIPSQTLNKIKAFFETYKILDNKKVSVVGF, translated from the coding sequence ATGAAGCTGCAGTCCCTCAGCATCCTAGCTATCCTGGTTGTCTGTGCTCTTTCTCATCTCAACCACCACAGCCACCCTGAACGAGCTGGCCTCACCGTCGAAAAGCCCCTTTACGTTGTTCACCCTCTTCACGGAGTCGAAGATAACGTCAACTCCCCAGTCACCGTCAATGGATTCATCGAAATCCCCCAAGGAACCAATGGAAAATTCGAGCTCGACGAAGAATCAGGCCTACTGAAGCTGGACAGAGTCTTAGCAACTCCGGTGGTCTTCCCCATCAACTACGGATTTTTGCCAAAGACTATCGGTCTTGACAACGATCCACTCGACGTGATGGTGATTTCCAGCCTCCAGATCCCCTCTTCAACCTTGGTGGACGTGCGAATCTTGGGAGTGATGAGGATGATCGACACTGGAGAAGTTGATGACAAGTTGATCGGTGTTCCTGAAAAGGACCCAATTTACTCAGGATACAAGGATCTTAGCGATATCCCCTCGCAGACCCTCAACAAGATCAAGGCCTTCTTCGAGACATACAAGATCCTCGATAACAAGAAAGTGTCAGTGGTGGGCTTCTAG